The Tursiops truncatus isolate mTurTru1 chromosome 6, mTurTru1.mat.Y, whole genome shotgun sequence genome includes a window with the following:
- the GPR21 gene encoding probable G-protein coupled receptor 21, whose amino-acid sequence MNSTLDGNQSSHPFCLLAFGYLETVNFCLLEVLIIVFLTVLIISGNIIVIFVFHCAPLLNHHTTSYFIQTMAYADLLVGVSCLVPSLSLLHYPLPVEESLTCQVFGFVVSVLKSVSMASLACISIDRYIAITKPLTYNTLVTPWRLRLCIFLIWLYSTLVFLPSFFHWGKPGYHGDVFQWCAESWHTDPYFTLFIVMMLYAPAALIVCFTYFNIFRICQQHTKEISERQARFSSQSGETGEVQACPDKRYAMVLFRITSVFYILWLPYIIYFLLESSTGHSNRFASFLTTWLAISNSFCNCVIYSLSNSVFQRGLKRLSGAMCTSCASQMIAKDPYTVRSKGPLNGFHV is encoded by the coding sequence ATGAACTCTACCTTGGATGGTAATCAGAGCAGCCACCCTTTTTGCCTCTTGGCATTTGGCTATTTGGAAACTGTCAATTTTTGCCTTTTGGAAGTATTAATTATTGTCTTTCTAACTGTGTTGATTATTTCTGGCAACATTATTGTGATTTTTGTATTTCATTGTGCACCTTTGTTGAACCACCATACTACAAGTTATTTTATCCAGACTATGGCATATGCTGACCTCTTGGTTGGGGTAAGCTGCCTGGTCCCTTCTTTATCACTCCTCCACTACCCGCTTCCAGTAGAGGAGTCCTTGACTTGCCAGGTATTTGGTTTTGTAGTATCAGTTCTGAAGAGTGTCTCCATGGCCTCTCTGGCCTGTATCAGCATCGATAGATATATTGCCATCACTAAGCCTCTAACCTATAATACCCTGGTTACGCCCTGGAGACTGCGTCTGTGTATTTTCCTGATTTGGCTATACTCCACCCTggtcttcctgccttcctttttcCACTGGGGCAAACCTGGATATCATGGAGATGTGTTTCAGTGGTGTGCGGAGTCCTGGCACACCGACCCCTACTTCACCCTGTTCATCGTGATGATGTTATATGCCCCAGCAGCCCTCATTGTGTGCTTCACCTATTTCAACATCTTCCGCATCTGCCAACAGCACACAAAGGAAATCAGCGAAAGGCAAGCCCGCTTCAGCAGCCAGAGTGGGGAGACTGGGGAGGTGCAGGCCTGTCCTGATAAGCGCTATGCCATGGTCCTGTTCCGAATTACTAGTGTATTTTACATCCTCTGGTTGCCATACATCATCTACTTCTTACTGGAGAGCTCCACTGGCCACAGCAACCGCTTCGCATCCTTCTTGACCACCTGGCTTGCTATTAGTAATAGTTTCTGCAACTGTGTCATTTATAGTCTTTCCAACAGTGTCTTCCAAAGGGGACTAAAGCGCCTCTCAGGGGCCATGTGTACTTCTTGTGCGAGTCAGATGATAGCTAAGGACCCTTACACAGTTAGGAGCAAAGGCCCCCTTAATGGATTTCATGTCTGA